A window of the Bacteroides thetaiotaomicron VPI-5482 genome harbors these coding sequences:
- a CDS encoding alpha-N-acetylglucosaminidase codes for MNHKYLYLLLLFLIVSCQRNVETGPPVLKEMCQRLFPRHAQSFLFELLTDSIDTDRFILESSQGKIRIKGNNRNSLAAGLNHYLKNYCHTHVSWYASETVEMPDVLPEIPQPVYIRSKCDNRFFLNYCTFGYTMPYWKWQDWERLIDWMALNGVTMPLAITGQESIWYKVWTDMGLSDEQVRSYFTGPAHLPWHRMSNVDFWQSPLPQSWLKDQEELQKRILEREREFDMTPVLPAFAGHVPAELKTIYPNAKIYQMSQWGGFDEKYRSHFIDPMDSLYSIIQRRFLEEQTKVYGTDHIYGIDPFNEVDSPDWSEDFLANVSSKIYESIHQVDSAAQWLQMTWMFFYDKKKWTQPRIRSFLKAVPDNKLILLDYYCDHTEIWRNTEKYYGNPYIWCYLGNFGGNTMIAGNLNDIDFKIKRLFKEGGDNVYGLGATLEGFDVNPLMYEFVFDQAWDYPVTTDQWITNWSMCRGGNQDANIIKAWRALHQKIYTEHATCGQSVLMNARPRLTGTKSWNTNPGIHYANNDLWQIWKELLKARNINNSDFRFDVINIGRQVLGNLFSEYRDQFTACYNRKDTTGMREWSTRMDNLLLDVDRLLSCDATLSIGKWLQDARNCGATVSEKDYYEENARCILTVWGQQDTQLNDYANRGWGGLTRSFYRERWKRFTDGVIAAVSEDKPFDEDKFHQDITQFEYNWTLQKDSFPIVSEEDPIQIADSLILKYDTYFTKAQ; via the coding sequence ATGAATCATAAATACCTATACTTACTCCTGCTATTTTTGATAGTCAGTTGCCAACGCAATGTAGAAACAGGCCCTCCTGTATTAAAAGAAATGTGCCAAAGATTATTTCCCCGGCATGCCCAGTCGTTTCTATTCGAGTTACTGACAGATTCTATTGATACAGACCGTTTTATACTGGAATCGAGTCAAGGGAAAATACGGATAAAAGGAAACAATCGTAACTCATTGGCTGCCGGTTTGAATCATTATCTGAAAAACTACTGTCATACCCATGTTTCCTGGTATGCCTCAGAGACAGTGGAAATGCCTGATGTACTACCGGAGATACCTCAGCCAGTATATATCCGTTCCAAATGTGACAATCGTTTTTTTCTCAACTATTGTACATTCGGTTATACTATGCCCTATTGGAAATGGCAGGACTGGGAACGACTGATAGACTGGATGGCATTAAACGGAGTCACCATGCCTCTTGCTATTACCGGACAAGAATCCATTTGGTACAAAGTATGGACAGACATGGGTTTGAGCGACGAACAGGTTCGCTCATACTTTACAGGGCCAGCCCATCTTCCCTGGCATCGGATGTCCAATGTCGATTTCTGGCAAAGTCCACTACCTCAATCCTGGCTAAAGGATCAGGAGGAATTACAAAAACGTATTCTCGAAAGAGAACGTGAGTTTGATATGACTCCTGTATTACCAGCATTTGCCGGTCATGTACCAGCCGAATTAAAAACAATTTATCCGAATGCAAAAATCTATCAGATGAGTCAGTGGGGTGGCTTCGATGAAAAATACCGCAGTCATTTTATTGATCCGATGGACTCATTATACTCAATCATTCAGCGCCGTTTTCTGGAGGAACAAACCAAAGTATATGGTACTGACCATATTTATGGAATCGATCCTTTCAATGAAGTCGACTCTCCTGACTGGAGCGAGGATTTTTTAGCCAATGTTTCAAGCAAGATTTACGAGTCGATTCATCAGGTAGACTCAGCAGCCCAATGGTTACAAATGACCTGGATGTTCTTCTATGACAAAAAGAAATGGACTCAACCCCGTATCCGTTCCTTTCTAAAAGCAGTACCGGATAACAAACTGATATTACTCGATTACTATTGCGATCATACAGAAATCTGGCGAAATACTGAAAAATATTACGGGAATCCCTATATTTGGTGTTATCTGGGTAATTTTGGCGGCAATACGATGATAGCAGGCAATCTGAATGATATTGATTTCAAGATTAAACGACTCTTCAAGGAGGGAGGAGACAATGTCTATGGCTTGGGAGCAACTCTTGAAGGCTTTGATGTAAACCCTCTTATGTACGAATTTGTTTTTGACCAGGCATGGGATTATCCTGTCACTACCGACCAATGGATAACCAACTGGTCCATGTGCAGAGGAGGAAATCAGGATGCCAATATCATCAAAGCGTGGAGAGCCTTGCATCAGAAAATTTATACCGAACATGCCACATGCGGCCAATCGGTATTAATGAACGCACGCCCCAGACTAACGGGAACTAAAAGTTGGAATACAAACCCCGGCATACATTACGCAAATAACGACTTATGGCAAATATGGAAAGAGCTACTAAAAGCCCGGAACATCAACAATAGTGATTTTCGCTTTGACGTAATCAATATCGGAAGACAAGTACTAGGAAACTTGTTCTCCGAATATAGAGATCAGTTTACCGCTTGCTATAACCGGAAAGATACAACAGGCATGAGAGAATGGAGTACCCGTATGGACAACCTCTTGCTTGACGTAGACCGCCTCCTTTCCTGTGACGCGACTCTATCCATCGGGAAATGGTTACAAGACGCCAGAAACTGTGGTGCAACCGTGTCGGAAAAGGATTACTATGAAGAAAATGCACGCTGTATCCTGACCGTATGGGGGCAACAGGACACCCAACTGAATGACTATGCCAATCGAGGCTGGGGCGGACTTACCCGAAGCTTCTACCGGGAACGTTGGAAACGTTTCACAGACGGAGTCATCGCTGCTGTTTCGGAAGATAAACCTTTTGACGAAGACAAATTCCACCAGGACATTACGCAATTTGAATACAACTGGACATTACAGAAAGACTCTTTCCCTATTGTTTCAGAGGAAGACCCGATTCAAATAGCAGACAGTCTTATCTTAAAATACGATACGTACTTTACCAAAGCACAATAA
- a CDS encoding DUF4855 domain-containing protein gives MKRILFILFLCCIGSGLAACQDEDHTVPTLPSGNDPEINDPVVEFYDWEKNRTELLTSTDMVLLYGGGHHRTPYTWDKERVSSYIRYVDTDNQSHWLFDSFLFLEIMDTGTGGANKMFAKGYNLESANQADWTKLIDYYFQSETGIGALDASVKEASAILGTPRQKRQIVISIPEPIVYQHPEQASSSTKYWGKIDNQTLDFSNSADRIKACKWYIDQVRAKFNEKNYQHVELAGFYWLAEKATDTRDILNAVAIYLNKLKYSFNWIPYYGADGYNQWKSLGFNYAYFQPNYFFNESVPDSRLEDACQKALTYDMHMELEFDDNALNSRGKAYRLKNYMSAFKKHGIWEKKRLAYYQGSASLLTLKKSGNAADTQLYHEFCNFVISRPIRSSH, from the coding sequence ATGAAACGTATTCTATTTATTCTCTTTCTCTGTTGTATAGGTAGTGGTCTTGCTGCTTGCCAAGACGAAGACCACACGGTCCCTACCCTCCCATCCGGGAATGATCCGGAAATAAACGATCCAGTCGTAGAATTCTATGATTGGGAAAAGAACCGCACCGAGTTACTGACATCTACAGATATGGTGTTACTTTATGGCGGAGGACATCATCGCACTCCCTATACATGGGATAAAGAACGTGTAAGTTCTTATATCAGATATGTAGATACCGACAATCAATCCCACTGGCTATTCGACAGCTTCCTCTTTTTGGAAATTATGGACACAGGTACAGGAGGCGCTAATAAAATGTTCGCCAAAGGGTACAATCTGGAATCAGCCAATCAAGCAGACTGGACGAAACTTATAGACTATTACTTCCAATCTGAAACAGGAATCGGAGCATTAGATGCATCAGTCAAAGAGGCCTCTGCCATTTTGGGAACCCCACGGCAGAAACGTCAGATTGTGATCAGTATACCAGAGCCCATTGTCTACCAACACCCGGAACAAGCATCCTCATCAACCAAGTATTGGGGGAAAATTGATAACCAGACGCTTGACTTTTCCAACTCTGCCGACCGAATTAAAGCCTGCAAATGGTATATCGATCAGGTACGTGCCAAGTTCAATGAAAAGAACTATCAACATGTAGAATTAGCGGGATTTTATTGGCTTGCCGAGAAAGCGACCGACACCCGTGACATTTTAAATGCGGTTGCCATCTACCTGAATAAACTAAAATATAGTTTCAACTGGATCCCCTATTATGGAGCAGATGGATATAATCAGTGGAAATCACTAGGATTTAATTATGCTTATTTCCAGCCTAATTATTTCTTCAACGAATCCGTCCCCGATTCTCGTCTGGAAGATGCCTGCCAGAAAGCACTCACGTATGATATGCACATGGAACTGGAATTTGATGACAATGCTCTGAATAGCAGAGGAAAGGCTTATCGTTTGAAAAACTATATGAGTGCATTCAAGAAACATGGCATATGGGAGAAAAAACGCCTTGCCTATTATCAGGGAAGTGCATCCCTACTTACACTAAAAAAATCAGGGAACGCAGCCGATACCCAACTCTATCATGAGTTCTGCAATTTTGTCATCAGCCGCCCCATCCGGAGTTCACATTAG
- a CDS encoding NPCBM/NEW2 domain-containing protein: MLLVILTISWKCQAEEVKEIWLDELGESSYYIQDWGLPRINKAVTMTPLTVKGIVYERGIGTHAISRMLFDIGKKAKTLSGLAGADDNTPFACNLQFKILGDRKELWRSGIMRKGDPAKPFNIDLSGIDKVLLLVEECGDGMMYDRADWLNVKFTTLGDVQPIPVWPKPIAKEKYILTPQSPDAPQINNPLTYGARPGNPFLMPIMVSGKRPMTYKAKGLPKGLKLNRKTGLITGSTNTNGNFKVRLQATNEKGTDEKEITLKIGSEIMLTPPMGWNSWNCWRFAADDQKVRDAARIMHEKLQAYGWTYVNIDDGWEADERTPEGELPANEKFPDFKTLTDYIHSLGLKFGIYSSPGWTTCGRHIGSCQHELTDAKTWEKWGVDYLKYDYCGYAAIEKNSEEKTIQEPFIVMRNALDQIKRDIVYCVGYGAPNVWNWGAEAGGNLWRTTRDINDQWNIVMAIGCFQDVCAYVSAPGKYNDPDMLVVGKLGPGWGAKSHDSDLTADEQYAHISLWSILSAPLLLGCDMTAIDDFTLGLLTNPEVIAVNQDPLVAPATKLTVPNGQIWYKKLYDGSYALGFFQMDPYFILWDQDKAVNIQQQKYNFNFALNQLGIQGKVKIRDLWRQKNLGIFSGSYETSIPYHGVSLIKITPIK; the protein is encoded by the coding sequence ATGTTATTGGTTATACTAACGATTAGTTGGAAATGCCAGGCAGAAGAAGTAAAAGAAATTTGGCTGGACGAGTTAGGCGAAAGTTCTTATTACATACAGGATTGGGGACTCCCCCGAATCAACAAAGCAGTCACTATGACGCCATTGACTGTGAAAGGCATCGTCTATGAACGCGGCATAGGAACTCATGCAATCAGCCGTATGCTCTTTGATATCGGAAAAAAAGCCAAGACGCTTTCCGGATTAGCAGGTGCAGATGACAATACCCCATTTGCTTGTAATCTTCAGTTCAAGATATTAGGAGATCGGAAAGAACTATGGAGAAGCGGAATTATGAGAAAAGGAGATCCTGCCAAACCTTTCAATATCGATTTATCAGGAATAGACAAAGTTTTATTATTGGTAGAGGAATGCGGAGATGGAATGATGTACGACCGCGCTGATTGGCTGAATGTCAAATTCACAACTCTCGGTGACGTACAGCCCATTCCTGTATGGCCCAAGCCCATTGCCAAAGAAAAATACATATTGACTCCACAAAGTCCGGACGCTCCACAAATCAATAACCCACTGACTTATGGCGCTCGTCCCGGCAATCCTTTTCTCATGCCAATTATGGTTAGCGGCAAACGACCTATGACCTATAAAGCCAAAGGACTTCCGAAAGGATTAAAGTTAAACCGGAAAACAGGACTCATCACCGGAAGCACGAATACAAATGGTAACTTTAAGGTCCGCCTACAAGCGACAAATGAGAAAGGAACAGATGAAAAGGAGATCACACTGAAAATAGGTAGCGAGATTATGCTTACTCCTCCTATGGGCTGGAATAGCTGGAACTGCTGGCGATTTGCAGCTGATGACCAAAAGGTACGTGATGCTGCCCGAATCATGCACGAAAAGCTTCAGGCCTACGGATGGACTTATGTGAACATAGATGACGGATGGGAAGCCGATGAACGTACACCCGAAGGTGAACTCCCGGCTAACGAAAAATTTCCGGACTTTAAGACACTTACTGACTACATTCACTCGTTAGGGCTGAAATTCGGAATCTACTCTTCACCAGGTTGGACGACCTGCGGCAGGCATATAGGCAGCTGTCAGCACGAATTGACAGATGCAAAAACTTGGGAAAAGTGGGGAGTAGACTATTTGAAATACGATTATTGCGGTTATGCTGCCATTGAGAAGAACTCGGAAGAGAAAACGATTCAAGAACCATTTATCGTCATGCGCAACGCTTTAGATCAGATAAAACGGGATATCGTATATTGTGTCGGATACGGAGCTCCCAATGTATGGAACTGGGGAGCGGAAGCCGGAGGTAATTTGTGGCGAACAACCCGTGATATCAACGACCAATGGAATATTGTAATGGCAATCGGATGTTTCCAGGATGTTTGCGCATACGTATCAGCACCTGGAAAATATAACGATCCGGATATGTTGGTAGTAGGCAAATTAGGACCGGGATGGGGTGCAAAATCCCACGATTCGGACTTAACCGCTGACGAACAATATGCACATATCTCCCTATGGTCCATCCTTTCCGCCCCATTATTGCTTGGTTGTGACATGACTGCCATAGACGATTTCACGTTAGGTCTTCTGACCAATCCGGAAGTGATTGCAGTCAATCAGGACCCACTGGTAGCCCCTGCTACTAAGCTCACAGTTCCCAACGGACAAATATGGTATAAAAAGTTATACGATGGTTCCTATGCACTCGGCTTCTTCCAGATGGATCCCTACTTCATTTTATGGGATCAGGATAAAGCAGTAAATATCCAGCAACAAAAATATAACTTTAACTTTGCCCTTAATCAGTTGGGCATCCAAGGTAAAGTCAAAATCAGAGACTTATGGAGACAAAAAAACTTAGGAATATTCAGTGGTAGTTATGAAACTTCCATCCCCTACCACGGTGTCTCCCTAATTAAAATAACACCTATAAAATAA